The sequence CCCCACTGGCGACAACTGATGCAAGTTGAACCCGAATTTGTACGCCCTGTCTTTCAAGAGGCGATCGCCCAAATCTATACCCCCTGGGGAGGATTTTGGGCGGGAGCGTTGTTAACTCTCTTGCTAGTAATGGGTTTATTTCCCCTGCGCTCCAAACAAATCCAGTGGTGGGCCTTTAGTGGTGCAGTCCTCAGTACCCTAGTCGTAGACGGACTCTTCTGGCTGGCAGCCCTTTGCGCCTAAATTCCAATCGGCTTAAAAGACAACATTTTTCGATCAGTAGAAAGAAATCAGAGCTGGTCTTTATTGTGACTCAAATCACAACCCATTTCCCAAATTATCACGGAATGAAGAGAGCATCCCCAGGAGAATAAGATTAAAGACCCTTGAGAATGCTATCTCAACATCAAGCTATGGAAGTCTCCTTACATCTCCTCCCCTGTGGCCTAAGCGATCTAATTGTTCAAGCCTATACGAAGCGCAAATTAACCCAAGCTGACCGATATGGATTAATGGCGGCTATTTTAGATCCCAATCTGAGTGAAGAAGAGCAACAGGCCATCGATCGCCTGTTCTATCTTTATTATCGGGGACGCTTAGAACTAACGGATGAACTCTCAACCCTAGATGGAGAATAGCCAAATCTGAAGATTAGCTTGACGGCGGGAAGCCCCGTACTCTACTGAAAGTGAGCGTCGGGATGAGAGATGGGAGAAGGAAGGGGTACTCTTCGAGAAGCCGCTTCGCGTCTACGATGCCCTTTCCTTCTCCATCCTTGTTGGAGCCTTGTTGTTCAATATATCGCTTCAGAGTTGAAACAGTTACTCCTCCACAAATAGCAATAAAGTAAGATTCATTCCACAAAACAGATTTTCTATAGAATCGATTAATTTTTTCAGAAAACTCAGCTCTAAGTTTACGACTAGAGACAAATTTCAAATTGGCAATAAAGTTGGACAAAGTAAGTTGAGGATAATACTGGAATAAAATGTAAATATGATCGGGTTCTCCATTAACCTCAATTAACTTACAATCCCATTTCTGACATAAATCAGACACTATGTTTCCTAAAAAGTTTAATATTTCTTGATCGAAGACCTGCCGACGGTACTTTGTGGTCAGGACTAAATGGGACTTGAGATCAGAAACCGCTCGGCCACTTGAGATAAAGTCGTTTTTCATAGTGACTGTATACTATAGCGTTTCTCTCTTCGATGAGGTACAGCTTGAAGCCTTAGAACCTAAGCCATACAAGCTATTGCCTATTGCCTAGCGCGAAGCGCTATATAATGTAAACAGTCATTTAATCCTATCATGCGAACTGCATACCAGTACAGACTTAAGCCCACTTATCTCCAGCGATGCACCATGTCTCGTTGGTTAGATATGTTACGCTTACAGTACAATGGGTTGCTTGCAGATCGCTTCGACTGGTGGGAGTTTAATCGCACTCAAGTTAACGCTTGCCCATTGGTTGCTAGTATTGCAAAACCGAGAGAACAGCCTGAATACTACGCTCAAAAAAGAGGTTTAGTGAACCTGAAGAAAGAGCGAACTTGGTACAGGGAAATCCATTCTCAAGTCTTTCAAGATATGGTCAAAAGAGTTAAACTTGCCTTTGATCGTTTTCTCAAAGGAGACAAGAACGGAAAGCATAGCGGTAGGCCTCGTTTCAAAGGAAAACATCGCTACCGAACTTTCACTTATACTCAAGCAAAAAATGATTGGATTGATGACAATTCTATTAATTTACCCAAAATTGGCTTAATCAGGTTCATCAAACATCGTCCTTTACCAGAGAGGTTTTCAGTTAAAACAGCTTCTGTTTCTCGGAAAGCTGATGGTTGGTATTTGACTCTCTCCCTAGAGGATAAATCAGTTCCTGATTGGCCACAAATTGATATAGAGCCAACTGAGTCTAATAGCATTGGAATTGATTCCGGGTTGGAGTATTCTGTCGCTTGTTGAGACGGTGATACGAAGGTTCCGCCTAAGTTCTATCGACAATCTGAAGATAAACTTAAATTACTCCAATCCAAACGCGATCTCAAGCAGAAAGGATCAAAACCACGCCGGAAACTCAATCATCGAATTGCTAAATTACATCAAAAGATTGCCAGACAACGACGGCAGTGGCAGTTTGAGACGGCTAATGAGTTAATCGATAAAGCTGAGATTATCTTTGTTGAAGATCTGAAGATTGCCAATATGTCTCGGAAGAATAAGCCCCAAAAAGCTAAAAACGGGACATATCTTCCTAATGGACAATCGGCAAAATCGGGATTAAATAAAAGTTTTGCTGATGCTGGAATAGGTGTATTCTTGAACGATATCCTTCCGCAGTCAGCCGCAAAAGCGGGTCGGAAAGTGGTGAAAGTTAATCCATCGGGAACGTCCCAACATTGTGCAATCCGTCTTAATAGAGTTTCTAAGAAATTATCAGATCGTTGGCATAATTGTCCCCATTGCGGTGCGTCAATGCCAAGAGATATAAACTCAGCTCTTTTGATTAAGAAAGTGGGGTTGGGCAAAGCCTCACTCAAAAACGCGAAATCTAGTTCTAAAAAACTCGATGGAGAAGCCCGTACTCTACGGGCAGGGTGAGCGTCGGGAGTTGTCACTGAAAAAGGGTTGATCCATTATCAGCGCATTTGATGTCCGCAACAGCGGAAAGCACGATATCATTGATCTTCAGCATAAGCAGGATACCCTTGGATGGTGACTCCTGTTCCATCACCTCCCGATCCATGATTTACCCCGATTTTTCCGAATTTAAACAGCTTGCCCAACAGGGTAATTTTATTCCCGTTTGTCAGGAATGGGTCGCTGACTTAGAAACCCCTGTTTCGGCATGGTACAAGGTTTGTGCCAATCATCCCTACAACTTTTTGCTAGAGTCGATCGAAGGTGGAGAAAAGATCGGTCGCTACAGTTTATTAGGTTGCGATCCCCTATGGATCTTAGAAGCAAGAGGCGATCGCACCACACAAACGTTTCGAGATGGCACTCAAAAAGAATTCCAAGGCGATCCTTTCGGGCACTTAGCCAATTGTTTGGAACCCTATCATCCTGTCAAACTGCCCCAACTGCCTCCGGGAATTGGGGGATTATTTGGATTTTGGGGCTATGAGCTGATTCATTGGATCGAGCCTACCGTTCCCGTCCATAAAGGGGATAAGACCGATCTGCCTGATGGCATTTGGATGCAGGTCGATCATCTGTTGATTTTCGATCAAGTGAAGCGCAAGATTTGGGCGATCGCCTATGTGGATGTGCGCGATCCAGAAACTCAACTCAAAAAAGCCTACAAGCAAGCGTGCGATCAGATCAAATCCCTCGTTAAGAAACTCAACAAACCCCTCTCGCGCAAACCCCTCTCCCTGGAATGGACCTCCCCAAAC comes from Roseofilum reptotaenium CS-1145 and encodes:
- the tnpA gene encoding IS200/IS605 family transposase yields the protein MKNDFISSGRAVSDLKSHLVLTTKYRRQVFDQEILNFLGNIVSDLCQKWDCKLIEVNGEPDHIYILFQYYPQLTLSNFIANLKFVSSRKLRAEFSEKINRFYRKSVLWNESYFIAICGGVTVSTLKRYIEQQGSNKDGEGKGIVDAKRLLEEYPFLLPSLIPTLTFSRVRGFPPSS